The Verrucomicrobiota bacterium region AGTGGCGACCCCGGGGGAACCCGGTTTGATTTTCGGTGCCTCGATCCCAGGCAGAAGGGTCAACACCGGCCAGCCGGTTTCCGTTTGCCAGTAGTTGTCGATGACGGGAATCTCCAGTGCGTTACTGATCCATTCCCAGGTGGGAACGTCGAGCGGTTCGCCCGCCAGGAACAACCGTTGGAGGGACGAGGTGTCATACCGCCGGAGAAGCCCCGGGTCCTGCCGCTTGAGGACCCGGATTGCGGTGGGTGACGTGAACATTACGGTGGCGCGGTATTTTTCGACGATCTTCCACCAGATCCCTCCGTCGGGGCGCACCGGGAGACCTTCATACAGAACCGTGTTCATGCCGTGGAGCAATGGACCATACACCCCAAAGGAATGGCCGACCGCCCAACCGATGTCCGCCGCCGTGAACATCGTTTCACCGGGAACGCCCGCGAAAATGTATTGCATGGCCAGGCTCAAAGCGACCGCATACCCGCCTGTATCTCGCGGGATACCTTTGGGCGTTGCCGTGGTTCCCGAGGTGTAAAGCAGGTAACTTAATTCGTTGCTTTCCAACCACACCGGGGGAACCACCTCGCCGGCATGTTTCGTACGCAGATCGGCGTACCGCACATCCCGTGGTGGAGTAAACGGCATGGTGCCGTCCAGCCCGCGGTCGCACACGACGACGCGCGCGGGCGGGAATTGCGCCCTCCGAATCGCGTCGTCAGCCAGTTGCTTGAGCGGAATCAATTTTCCGCCGCGCATCGCGGCATCCGCAGTGATCAAGAGTTTTGCTTCAGCATCGTCAATCCGGGTGGCGAGACTCGCCGGGGCAAACCCGGCGAAAACCACCGAATGGATGGCCCCCAGCCGTGCGCACGCCAGCATGGCAAAGAACGCCTCCGGAATCATCGGAAGATAGATGATCACCCGGTCACCACGCTTCACCCCGAGCCCCTGGAGCGCGCCTGCGAACGTTTGCACCTCCCGGTGCAAGTCGCGGTACGTATAGTTCTTTTCCTGGTCCACTTCAGTGGAGTAAAAAGAAAGCGCCGCCTGGTCACCCCGCTCCGGAACGTGGCGGTCCACGGCGTTATAACTCAGGTTGGTCGTTCCGCCCGAAAACCACTTTGCAAACGGTGGTCGTGAGAAGTCGCATGCCTGGCG contains the following coding sequences:
- the prpE gene encoding propionate--CoA ligase; the encoded protein is MSKPSPSREFIRRSLSEPEAFWTEQAQAIHWQTPFRQACDFSRPPFAKWFSGGTTNLSYNAVDRHVPERGDQAALSFYSTEVDQEKNYTYRDLHREVQTFAGALQGLGVKRGDRVIIYLPMIPEAFFAMLACARLGAIHSVVFAGFAPASLATRIDDAEAKLLITADAAMRGGKLIPLKQLADDAIRRAQFPPARVVVCDRGLDGTMPFTPPRDVRYADLRTKHAGEVVPPVWLESNELSYLLYTSGTTATPKGIPRDTGGYAVALSLAMQYIFAGVPGETMFTAADIGWAVGHSFGVYGPLLHGMNTVLYEGLPVRPDGGIWWKIVEKYRATVMFTSPTAIRVLKRQDPGLLRRYDTSSLQRLFLAGEPLDVPTWEWISNALEIPVIDNYWQTETGWPVLTLLPGIEAPKIKPGSPGVATPGYATKIVEPATGTELPRGEKGFLALELPLPPGCMPTVWRNDEMFSGHYCGRFPDRMLYSTFDYAIQDEDGYIFLLGRSDDVINVAGHRLGTREIEETICRHLAVAEAAAVGVQDSVKGQVVHCFVVLKPSTATSAGPEEIQQQIGDLVVKELGAFSRPSAVYIVGALPKTRSGKVLRRAILAAAEGRPTGDLSTLEDPVALDSIRNLVEVVGRSAPLKGTGPV